From Oligoflexia bacterium, the proteins below share one genomic window:
- a CDS encoding L-threonylcarbamoyladenylate synthase yields the protein MTHNITNIDHNIEQALLAFKQKKLVAIPTETVYGLAAPINNEALIHKIFSLKERPFFDPLIIHVASIEQAKSLTTQWTETAQMIAHTFWPGPLTIILPKKEHVSDMITAGLPTVGIRFPKHPLTQKLIKSLGVPLAAPSANKFKQTSPTQVEHVKKAFLEQDVYILDGGPCTVGIESTIVDLSQTPIKILRPGMLNKKDFAAIGIDCTEIKHTSSIEAPGMMEDHYMPSKPLFLTSTFDLSIVTNFLNTKKIKRYAELKLPDDPIMAARKLYSLLHQDIHQDSFVCHIKSSWQKDPQWFGILDRLKKASSAIID from the coding sequence GTGACCCATAATATAACAAATATTGATCACAACATTGAGCAAGCATTGTTAGCCTTTAAACAGAAAAAGCTTGTGGCCATCCCCACTGAAACTGTTTATGGCTTGGCGGCACCCATTAATAATGAAGCATTAATTCATAAAATTTTCAGCCTTAAGGAAAGACCCTTTTTTGATCCTTTGATTATTCATGTTGCCTCTATTGAACAAGCCAAAAGCTTAACAACTCAATGGACAGAAACGGCTCAAATGATTGCGCACACCTTTTGGCCAGGTCCTTTGACCATAATTCTGCCCAAAAAAGAACATGTGTCTGATATGATTACTGCCGGTTTACCTACGGTGGGAATCCGCTTTCCAAAACATCCACTAACGCAAAAGCTTATTAAATCATTGGGCGTTCCTTTGGCTGCTCCAAGTGCCAATAAATTCAAACAAACCAGCCCAACCCAAGTAGAACATGTAAAAAAAGCTTTTTTAGAACAAGATGTTTATATTTTAGATGGTGGCCCATGCACAGTAGGTATAGAGTCAACCATAGTTGATTTAAGTCAAACACCCATAAAGATCTTACGGCCAGGGATGCTAAACAAAAAGGACTTTGCGGCCATAGGTATTGATTGTACAGAAATAAAACATACAAGTTCTATTGAAGCACCAGGCATGATGGAAGATCACTACATGCCAAGCAAACCTTTATTTTTAACATCAACTTTTGATTTATCGATTGTAACGAATTTTTTAAACACTAAAAAAATTAAACGTTATGCTGAGTTAAAACTTCCTGATGACCCAATTATGGCAGCACGAAAGCTTTACAGTTTATTGCACCAAGATATTCACCAGGATTCATTTGTCTGCCATATAAAATCTTCTTGGCAAAAAGATCCTCAATGGTTTGGTATCTTAGACCGATTAAAAAAAGCTTCCTCAGCTATTATTGACTAA
- a CDS encoding ABC-F family ATP-binding cassette domain-containing protein, which produces MSSPLLSVNQLSQAHGVKKLFKDLSFAIQPQDRIGLLGPNGAGKSTLLNIIAGQLKADSGQVIYSQNLKFGYLDQIPTFKHETIEEELLAVLEDAFDKRQRSMAEELISRLGLDTGSFNRHAELKTLSGGQQKRVALARELLKQPDLLILDEPTNHLDIESLLWLEDYLEQQKNLTLLCVSHDRLFLQNVCHTIFDLDPKYKDGLLKIDGSYDHYLQHKENILQTQESLESSQANVLRRETEWLQQGAKARTTKAKARIENVYKLKTEVEALRALNKKRDLSIEFSVNEKLPKKLIEAKKISKAYADKTLFKNFDLNLMAGSRIALLGKNGVGKTTLIRCLLGEENVDAGHIERAENLFANYIDQARAGLELEKSLIENLDSQGGHVFVNGTPWFIDAYLNRFNFKKEQFNMPVKALSGGEKARLMLAKLMLKPSPIIVLDEPTNDLDIETLDVLRDALKSYTGAVILVTHDRLFMEQVCDSIIAFTEKNDLLNDEEGELIRFESYLQWQDWKNERKKQEQAKLEQLKQTQKKKSSNVLKMSYKESYELEHIESHIQEKEEQLEAVKREITSEAVVSNPEKLIELSKQLNALENEVETMYQRWAELDEKQKLCMK; this is translated from the coding sequence ATGTCAAGTCCACTTTTAAGCGTTAATCAGTTAAGCCAAGCGCATGGCGTAAAAAAGCTTTTTAAAGACTTAAGTTTTGCAATTCAACCTCAAGATAGAATTGGTTTATTAGGACCCAATGGAGCTGGAAAGTCGACCTTATTGAATATTATTGCAGGTCAGTTGAAAGCTGACTCTGGCCAAGTCATTTATTCACAAAATTTAAAATTTGGATATTTAGATCAAATCCCTACATTTAAACACGAAACAATTGAAGAGGAACTTTTAGCTGTTTTAGAGGATGCTTTTGACAAACGGCAACGGTCAATGGCAGAAGAGCTCATATCTCGCTTAGGTCTTGATACGGGAAGTTTCAATAGGCATGCTGAACTTAAAACTCTATCAGGAGGACAGCAAAAAAGAGTAGCATTGGCTAGAGAGTTATTGAAACAACCAGATTTATTAATCTTAGATGAACCCACCAACCATCTTGATATTGAAAGTTTATTGTGGTTGGAAGATTATCTTGAACAGCAAAAAAACTTAACTTTACTGTGTGTCAGTCATGATCGCTTATTTTTGCAAAATGTATGTCATACAATTTTTGATTTAGATCCAAAATATAAAGATGGCTTGTTAAAAATTGATGGGTCATATGATCATTATTTACAACACAAAGAAAATATATTGCAGACACAAGAATCTTTAGAGTCAAGTCAAGCTAATGTTTTGCGTCGAGAAACAGAATGGTTGCAACAAGGTGCCAAAGCAAGAACAACAAAAGCCAAAGCCCGGATAGAAAATGTCTATAAGTTAAAAACTGAAGTTGAGGCTTTAAGAGCACTGAATAAAAAGCGTGATCTTAGCATTGAGTTTTCCGTCAATGAAAAGTTACCTAAAAAACTTATAGAGGCTAAAAAAATATCAAAAGCTTATGCTGATAAAACTTTGTTTAAAAATTTTGATTTGAATTTAATGGCAGGCTCAAGAATAGCTTTATTAGGCAAAAATGGCGTGGGTAAAACCACTCTGATACGGTGTTTGTTGGGTGAAGAAAATGTGGATGCAGGACATATAGAAAGGGCAGAGAATTTATTTGCCAATTATATAGATCAAGCAAGAGCAGGTTTAGAATTAGAAAAAAGTTTAATAGAAAATTTAGACAGCCAAGGTGGGCATGTTTTTGTTAACGGGACACCTTGGTTTATTGACGCCTATTTAAATAGGTTTAATTTTAAAAAAGAACAGTTTAATATGCCTGTTAAAGCTTTATCTGGAGGAGAAAAGGCACGCTTGATGCTGGCCAAGTTAATGCTCAAACCATCACCTATTATTGTTTTAGATGAACCAACCAATGATTTAGATATAGAAACCTTGGATGTGTTAAGAGATGCTTTAAAAAGTTATACCGGGGCAGTTATTTTAGTAACACATGACAGGTTATTCATGGAGCAGGTCTGTGACAGTATTATAGCCTTTACAGAAAAAAACGATTTATTAAATGATGAAGAGGGAGAGCTTATTCGCTTTGAATCTTATTTACAATGGCAAGATTGGAAGAATGAACGTAAAAAGCAAGAGCAAGCTAAACTTGAACAATTAAAACAAACCCAAAAAAAGAAAAGCTCAAATGTATTAAAAATGAGCTATAAAGAAAGTTATGAACTAGAGCATATTGAGTCGCATATTCAGGAAAAAGAAGAGCAGCTCGAAGCAGTTAAACGCGAAATTACCAGTGAAGCCGTTGTCAGTAACCCTGAGAAATTAATTGAATTGTCAAAACAGTTGAATGCTTTAGAGAATGAAGTTGAAACAATGTATCAACGCTGGGCAGAGCTGGATGAAAAGCAAAAGCTTTGTATGAAGTAA
- a CDS encoding DEAD/DEAH box helicase gives MYTLRSYQKQAVESTIRYFQKKRDPALIVLPTGAGKSLVIAELARVAKGRVLVLAHVKELVEQNHAKFESYGLKAGVYSAGLNKKQSQDKVIFGSIQSVANATDNFFEAFTLLVIDECHRVNIDSDTQYGKVIQKLKSKNNDLCILGLTATPYRTDLGWLYNYAESGEVKTTEPRFFQYCIFELPLQYMIKHGYLTPPVKVNIPVTCYDFSELAEPGKLYTSKEVDELLKQQRSLTPLIIKNIVDITEKYDRQGVMIFSSTVKHAKDILKYLPAGEARLIIGETENLERDQIIEAFKQKEFKYLVNVSVLTTGFDAPHVDVIAILRPTESISLYQQIVGRGLRLDNHKKDCFVLDYTGMSYDIYSPQISDRKTTSNSVPVLVECPQCSFENTFWGIVDDEGYVIEHYGRKCKGGVFDHESYTIKPCAYRFRFKLCDKCGEQNDLTARTCTSCQHELVSAEEKLKQAKLSKTAHVLIPDHVEWQERKDKNGNDFLQIKYYDFDANALSEYYYLNNRTSIQKFHINFLRSHMKRPEMPININSIQDVIAAQKQFRMPAFIIARKQDKFWKITEKIFAEEVQHNVTY, from the coding sequence ATGTATACTTTGCGCTCGTATCAGAAACAAGCTGTTGAGAGTACCATTAGGTATTTTCAAAAAAAGCGCGATCCAGCCTTGATTGTTTTGCCCACTGGGGCAGGTAAAAGTTTGGTGATTGCTGAGCTGGCACGTGTTGCCAAAGGCAGGGTCTTGGTTTTGGCGCATGTCAAAGAGCTGGTTGAGCAGAATCATGCTAAATTTGAAAGCTATGGCCTTAAAGCTGGAGTATACTCTGCAGGTTTAAATAAAAAACAAAGCCAAGACAAAGTTATTTTTGGCAGTATTCAGTCTGTTGCTAATGCAACGGACAATTTCTTTGAGGCTTTTACTTTGTTGGTGATTGATGAGTGTCACCGAGTCAACATTGATTCTGATACCCAATATGGAAAAGTCATTCAAAAACTGAAATCTAAAAACAATGATTTATGTATTCTAGGTTTAACAGCCACTCCCTACAGAACAGATTTGGGTTGGTTGTACAATTATGCAGAGAGTGGTGAGGTGAAAACAACGGAGCCCAGATTTTTTCAGTATTGTATTTTTGAGCTTCCATTGCAGTATATGATTAAGCATGGGTACTTAACCCCTCCTGTAAAAGTAAATATTCCTGTTACTTGCTATGATTTTTCTGAACTAGCAGAGCCCGGAAAACTTTATACAAGCAAAGAAGTGGATGAATTGTTAAAACAGCAACGCAGTCTAACACCTCTCATCATAAAAAATATTGTTGATATTACTGAAAAATATGATCGTCAAGGCGTGATGATTTTTAGCAGTACGGTTAAGCATGCCAAAGATATTCTTAAATATTTGCCAGCGGGTGAAGCACGTTTAATTATTGGAGAAACAGAAAATTTAGAGCGTGATCAAATTATAGAAGCTTTTAAACAAAAAGAATTTAAGTACCTGGTAAACGTATCAGTTTTGACCACAGGCTTTGATGCTCCGCATGTAGATGTCATTGCTATTTTAAGGCCCACTGAGTCTATTAGTTTGTATCAACAGATTGTGGGTAGAGGTTTGCGTTTAGATAACCATAAAAAAGATTGTTTTGTTTTGGACTATACAGGCATGAGTTATGATATTTACAGTCCACAAATCAGTGATAGAAAAACCACATCCAACTCTGTACCTGTCTTAGTTGAATGTCCGCAATGTTCTTTTGAAAATACTTTTTGGGGTATTGTTGATGATGAAGGTTATGTGATTGAACACTATGGTAGAAAATGCAAAGGAGGTGTGTTTGATCATGAATCGTACACCATCAAACCCTGTGCTTATAGATTTAGATTTAAGCTATGTGACAAATGTGGTGAACAAAATGATCTGACGGCAAGGACATGTACCAGCTGCCAGCATGAACTGGTGAGTGCAGAAGAAAAACTAAAGCAAGCCAAGTTGTCTAAAACAGCCCATGTCCTGATTCCAGATCATGTTGAATGGCAAGAAAGAAAAGATAAAAATGGCAATGATTTTTTACAAATTAAATATTATGATTTTGATGCCAACGCTTTGTCTGAGTATTATTATTTAAATAACCGAACCAGCATTCAGAAGTTTCATATTAATTTTTTACGCTCGCATATGAAAAGACCAGAAATGCCAATCAATATCAATTCTATTCAAGATGTTATTGCTGCACAAAAACAGTTTAGAATGCCGGCGTTTATCATAGCCAGAAAACAAGATAAATTTTGGAAAATAACTGAAAAAATCTTTGCCGAAGAAGTACAGCATAATGTAACGTACTAA
- a CDS encoding rhomboid family intramembrane serine protease — translation MIKSFVPLCIALNVIVFLLWRTLPREFMFENFTVSWLALSQSRFWTLVTSAFSHIELWHLLINMFVLNSFGPVLEHIVGKTSFWRFYIFAAIIGSLAHAVVSKFLMNQAELPAVGASGAIAGVILLFALKFPKEKILLFGIVPVPALIGSMLFIGIDVWGLIAQTKGGGLGIGHGAHLGGSLAGLLYYLMYIK, via the coding sequence GTGATAAAAAGTTTTGTTCCATTGTGTATTGCGCTAAATGTTATAGTTTTTTTACTCTGGCGGACCTTGCCCAGAGAGTTTATGTTTGAAAACTTTACCGTGAGTTGGCTTGCTTTAAGTCAAAGTAGGTTTTGGACATTAGTCACTTCTGCATTTTCTCATATTGAATTATGGCATTTGTTGATTAATATGTTTGTATTAAATAGTTTTGGGCCAGTATTAGAACATATTGTTGGAAAAACATCATTTTGGCGCTTTTATATTTTTGCAGCTATTATTGGTTCCTTGGCGCATGCTGTTGTTAGCAAATTTTTAATGAACCAAGCAGAGCTACCTGCTGTTGGAGCTTCTGGAGCTATTGCCGGGGTCATTTTATTATTTGCTTTAAAGTTTCCTAAAGAGAAAATTTTGTTGTTTGGAATTGTACCTGTACCGGCCTTGATTGGCTCCATGCTTTTTATTGGTATTGATGTTTGGGGTTTAATTGCCCAAACTAAAGGCGGTGGGCTGGGTATTGGCCACGGCGCACACTTGGGTGGGTCATTGGCCGGACTACTTTACTATCTGATGTATATCAAATGA
- a CDS encoding DUF1428 domain-containing protein — MFYIDAYVIPVKKDRLDEYKVLSQLSSEVWLDHGALFYTEALADDVNLGEVTSYYRSVDLKEDEVLVTGFAVYKNKEDRDTVNKKAMEDPRFKDVDFDNAPFDMQRMYWGGFSSITALGAIDQTKL; from the coding sequence ATGTTTTATATTGATGCCTATGTTATCCCTGTTAAAAAAGATCGTTTAGATGAATACAAAGTACTATCTCAATTATCGTCAGAAGTTTGGCTAGATCATGGAGCTTTATTTTACACAGAAGCTTTGGCTGACGATGTTAATTTAGGTGAAGTCACCTCTTATTATAGAAGTGTTGATTTAAAAGAGGATGAAGTTTTGGTAACAGGTTTTGCTGTTTACAAAAATAAAGAAGATAGAGATACGGTAAATAAAAAAGCCATGGAAGATCCCCGGTTCAAAGATGTTGATTTTGATAATGCTCCCTTTGATATGCAGCGTATGTATTGGGGAGGATTTTCCAGTATTACGGCTCTAGGCGCAATTGATCAAACTAAGTTGTAA
- a CDS encoding GFA family protein — protein MQANQAKTAVGACHCGMCRKVAGGPMLAVECGQDVQISGQEHVGIYNSSDWAERGFCKVCGSGLFYRLKESQQYYIPAGLFENQEFKFDHQVFIDDKPDYYDFANETYNMTGQEVFEKAKSEGV, from the coding sequence ATGCAAGCAAATCAGGCCAAGACAGCAGTTGGTGCCTGCCATTGTGGTATGTGTAGAAAAGTTGCTGGCGGCCCCATGTTGGCCGTAGAATGTGGGCAAGATGTTCAAATATCGGGTCAAGAGCATGTAGGAATTTATAATTCTTCAGATTGGGCAGAAAGAGGTTTTTGTAAAGTTTGTGGCAGTGGTTTATTTTATCGTTTAAAAGAGAGTCAACAGTACTATATTCCTGCAGGATTGTTTGAAAATCAAGAGTTTAAATTTGATCATCAGGTTTTTATTGATGATAAACCCGACTATTATGATTTTGCCAATGAAACCTATAATATGACTGGACAAGAAGTTTTTGAAAAAGCCAAGAGCGAAGGAGTTTAA
- the acs gene encoding acetate--CoA ligase has translation MSKIKRYSPLAEIQKDAHIQSFSDYQKLYQQSLNNIESFWHEQAKNIFWSEPYQQVKATNFNDAAIEWFVQGKLNACYNCVDRHVEAGLGQKTALIWAKDEAGQYEHISYQTLLEKVSQLANTLKAHGVEKGDRVCIYMPMVPHTIFSMLACARIGAIHSVVFAGFSSEALKDRIIDSGSKVLLTANEGLRGGRSIALKNIVDKALEGQDIVQSVLVYQHTTTNVNMQDARDYDLKEQMQKQSTDCPVEWVDSEDPLFILYTSGSTGKPKGLLHTTGGYMVYTSNTHKWVFDHHPNDIYFCAADVGWITGHSYIVYGPLANAATSVIFESTPVYPNAGRYWQIVQDLKVNIFYTAPTALRAIAAEGNAWVTEHDRSSLRILGSVGEPINPEIWKWYYDIVGEKRCAIVDTWWQTETGGILISPLPGATPTKPGCATLPLFGIKPQILDNEGQIIVGEGEGALCIADSWPGQARTIYKDHKRFYETYFSQHKGYYFTGDGAKRDADGYLWITGRMDDVINVSGHRLGTAEIESAIVEHHDVAESAVIGIPHDIKGTTIYAYVVLNHEFSESNAEQWPDLIKNQVKTLIGSFARPEHVQICNALPKTRSGKVMRRILRKIAHKDFDSLGDTSTLANPECVESLIEQRKQMT, from the coding sequence ATGAGCAAAATCAAACGCTACTCTCCTCTGGCGGAAATTCAAAAAGACGCCCATATTCAATCGTTCTCTGATTATCAGAAACTTTACCAACAATCACTCAACAATATAGAAAGTTTCTGGCATGAGCAGGCAAAAAACATTTTCTGGTCTGAGCCTTACCAACAGGTTAAAGCAACCAACTTTAATGATGCTGCAATAGAATGGTTTGTCCAAGGTAAGCTTAATGCTTGTTACAATTGTGTTGACAGGCATGTTGAAGCCGGCTTAGGTCAAAAAACAGCTTTAATATGGGCTAAAGATGAAGCGGGGCAATATGAACATATTAGTTATCAAACCTTACTAGAAAAGGTTAGCCAATTGGCAAACACCCTTAAAGCTCATGGTGTTGAAAAAGGTGACCGTGTCTGTATTTACATGCCCATGGTACCCCACACAATTTTTTCAATGCTGGCTTGCGCCAGAATTGGTGCCATACATTCAGTGGTATTTGCCGGTTTTAGCAGTGAAGCCTTAAAAGACAGAATTATAGATTCTGGTAGCAAAGTCTTGTTAACCGCCAATGAAGGTTTACGAGGCGGGCGCAGTATTGCATTAAAAAACATTGTTGATAAAGCTTTAGAAGGACAAGATATTGTGCAAAGTGTGTTGGTATATCAACACACAACAACAAATGTAAATATGCAAGATGCAAGAGACTATGACTTAAAAGAACAAATGCAAAAACAAAGCACGGACTGTCCTGTTGAATGGGTAGACAGCGAAGATCCTTTGTTTATTTTATATACATCTGGTAGCACTGGTAAACCCAAAGGTCTGTTGCATACAACCGGTGGCTATATGGTATATACCTCAAATACCCATAAATGGGTTTTTGACCATCACCCAAATGATATTTATTTTTGTGCCGCAGATGTCGGTTGGATTACTGGACACTCCTATATTGTCTATGGTCCACTGGCCAATGCCGCAACAAGCGTTATTTTTGAATCCACTCCCGTTTATCCCAATGCAGGTCGTTACTGGCAAATTGTTCAAGACTTGAAGGTTAATATTTTTTATACCGCTCCTACTGCTTTACGAGCTATTGCAGCTGAAGGTAATGCATGGGTTACTGAACATGACCGATCAAGCTTGCGTATCTTGGGCAGCGTAGGAGAACCCATCAATCCAGAAATTTGGAAATGGTATTATGACATTGTCGGTGAAAAACGTTGTGCAATTGTTGATACTTGGTGGCAAACTGAAACCGGTGGTATTCTTATTTCACCCTTACCCGGAGCCACACCAACCAAACCTGGCTGTGCTACTTTACCTTTGTTTGGTATCAAGCCACAAATTCTAGACAATGAGGGCCAAATTATTGTGGGAGAAGGTGAAGGTGCTTTATGCATAGCAGATTCTTGGCCTGGCCAAGCTAGAACTATTTATAAAGACCACAAACGTTTTTATGAAACCTACTTTTCACAACACAAGGGCTATTATTTTACCGGAGATGGCGCAAAAAGAGATGCCGATGGCTATCTCTGGATAACAGGTAGAATGGATGATGTGATCAATGTTTCTGGGCATCGCCTTGGTACTGCTGAAATAGAAAGTGCTATTGTTGAGCACCATGATGTTGCTGAATCTGCTGTTATTGGCATACCCCATGACATCAAGGGTACAACCATATATGCTTATGTTGTCTTAAATCATGAGTTCAGTGAGAGTAATGCTGAACAATGGCCTGATCTTATCAAGAATCAAGTCAAAACCTTGATTGGTTCATTTGCAAGACCTGAACATGTACAAATTTGTAATGCACTACCAAAAACTAGAAGTGGTAAAGTGATGCGTAGAATTTTAAGAAAAATTGCACACAAAGATTTTGATAGTTTGGGAGACACTTCCACGCTAGCCAACCCAGAGTGCGTTGAAAGCTTAATTGAACAACGCAAGCAAATGACTTAA
- a CDS encoding DNA alkylation repair protein: MSLLAIDKELNALKNKTYAEHAQRFFKTAKGEYGEGDCFLGIRVPALRKLAKQYKNIDLSAVQKLLDSKWHEKRLMALFILIHQYKNSPDQVYKMYINNFKNINNWDLVDTSCHKIIGPYLFEKDRSILYKWSKSKDLWTKRISMMSTYYFIQRKQFEDALNLAEILLNDKHDLIHKVVGWMLREIGNKSKATEDTFLKKHYKVMPRTMLRYAIEKYPQTERKKILNSLW, from the coding sequence ATGAGCTTGTTAGCGATTGATAAAGAACTTAATGCTTTAAAAAATAAAACTTACGCTGAACATGCGCAGAGGTTTTTTAAAACGGCAAAAGGCGAGTATGGTGAAGGTGATTGTTTTTTAGGTATTCGTGTTCCTGCTCTTAGAAAGCTTGCCAAACAATATAAAAATATTGATTTGAGTGCTGTTCAAAAACTTTTAGATTCAAAATGGCATGAAAAAAGATTGATGGCTTTATTTATTTTAATTCATCAATATAAAAACAGTCCAGATCAAGTTTATAAAATGTATATTAATAATTTTAAAAACATCAATAACTGGGATTTGGTAGATACCAGCTGTCATAAAATTATTGGTCCTTATCTTTTTGAAAAAGATAGATCTATTTTGTACAAGTGGTCAAAGTCAAAAGATTTGTGGACCAAGAGAATCAGTATGATGTCCACTTATTACTTTATTCAAAGAAAACAATTTGAAGATGCTTTAAATTTGGCAGAAATATTATTGAATGACAAACATGATTTGATTCATAAAGTGGTGGGGTGGATGTTACGAGAAATTGGTAATAAATCAAAAGCAACAGAAGACACATTTTTAAAAAAGCATTACAAGGTTATGCCTAGAACCATGTTGCGCTATGCTATTGAAAAATATCCCCAGACCGAGAGAAAAAAAATATTGAATTCTTTGTGGTAA
- a CDS encoding glycerol-3-phosphate dehydrogenase/oxidase: protein MQETDYDLLIIGGGIQGAGVAREAVLQGLKVLLCEKKDFLNATSSQSSKLIHGGLRYLESLELKLVHEALFERKTILKSAKHAVYPLKFFIPRYSSNSRPFFIYRLGLWMYKMLAGRKIIGSFGVEEGQSIQKKYSFLKENFNKAAFYYDARTDDFRLGLDWLLDAQKKGLNCLNYTEVKNVKKKDDCFYLQIESNGVSSTVTAKTVVNAAGPWVNDIDQKIKHISRYNVKFGKGVHVLFETDICLKEAFLLEVPNEKRIFFILPWKKNRILVGTTDTEYQQSLEDIHANENDVNYIKQALQHYVKSDYLSQLKPVALMAGVRPLVMRNSKSSQELSRGYEIEPTLEGMWNIVGGKYTVFREVGEKVVAEILQYLNKDTQCDSESLPLTNSPKEDLENFIQTNKAELINKLRINKEHAEDFLKRYGKSWQQLQVYFNTKDQIDIKPWIKSFSYYPQELIYSIEHEHCKTLEDYMMRRTSLFYTQSSGVEIIDEVLKVLHEKNQLSPKVIEKQKRDYLKKVATMKNLLQKVFEPV, encoded by the coding sequence ATGCAAGAAACAGACTATGATTTATTGATTATTGGTGGTGGAATTCAAGGAGCTGGCGTTGCAAGAGAGGCAGTATTGCAAGGCTTAAAAGTTTTACTGTGTGAAAAGAAAGATTTTTTAAATGCCACCAGCAGTCAAAGTTCAAAATTAATTCACGGTGGTTTAAGGTATTTAGAGTCACTGGAACTGAAACTGGTTCATGAAGCTCTCTTTGAAAGAAAGACAATTTTAAAAAGTGCCAAGCATGCTGTTTATCCACTTAAGTTTTTTATACCCAGATACAGCAGTAACAGTAGGCCATTTTTTATCTATCGACTAGGTTTGTGGATGTATAAAATGTTGGCAGGCAGGAAAATAATAGGTTCTTTTGGTGTAGAAGAAGGGCAAAGTATTCAAAAAAAATATAGCTTCCTTAAAGAGAACTTTAATAAAGCAGCCTTTTATTATGACGCGAGAACCGATGATTTTAGACTGGGCTTAGACTGGTTATTGGATGCACAAAAAAAAGGACTCAATTGTTTAAATTACACTGAAGTAAAGAATGTAAAAAAAAAGGATGATTGCTTTTATCTTCAAATTGAATCAAATGGAGTCAGTAGTACAGTAACAGCAAAAACAGTTGTTAATGCAGCTGGACCATGGGTAAATGATATTGATCAAAAAATAAAGCACATTTCACGCTATAATGTAAAATTTGGCAAGGGTGTGCATGTGTTGTTTGAAACAGATATTTGTTTAAAAGAAGCTTTTTTGTTGGAAGTGCCCAATGAAAAAAGGATTTTTTTTATTCTACCTTGGAAAAAGAATAGAATATTAGTGGGTACAACAGATACTGAGTATCAACAAAGCTTAGAAGATATTCATGCCAATGAAAATGATGTTAACTATATTAAACAGGCTCTGCAGCATTATGTTAAATCTGATTATTTGAGTCAATTAAAGCCAGTTGCTTTGATGGCTGGTGTTCGGCCATTGGTGATGCGCAATTCTAAAAGCAGTCAAGAATTGTCCAGAGGCTATGAAATTGAACCTACCTTGGAGGGTATGTGGAATATTGTGGGGGGTAAATATACGGTGTTTAGAGAAGTTGGTGAAAAAGTTGTAGCAGAAATTCTACAATATTTAAATAAAGATACACAATGCGATTCAGAATCACTACCACTAACAAATTCACCCAAAGAAGATTTAGAAAATTTTATTCAAACTAATAAAGCTGAGCTTATAAATAAGTTAAGAATAAATAAAGAACACGCAGAAGATTTTTTAAAACGATATGGTAAGTCTTGGCAACAACTACAAGTTTATTTTAATACTAAAGATCAGATTGATATTAAACCTTGGATTAAATCATTTTCTTATTATCCTCAAGAACTGATTTATTCAATTGAACATGAACATTGTAAAACCCTTGAAGATTATATGATGCGGAGAACCAGTCTTTTTTATACCCAATCAAGTGGAGTGGAAATTATTGATGAGGTATTAAAAGTTCTTCATGAAAAAAATCAGTTATCCCCTAAGGTTATAGAAAAGCAAAAAAGAGATTATCTTAAAAAAGTAGCAACAATGAAAAATCTTTTGCAAAAAGTGTTTGAACCAGTTTGA